One Candidatus Saccharibacteria bacterium RAAC3_TM7_1 genomic region harbors:
- a CDS encoding hypothetical protein (RAAC3_TM7_1_554): MTSNIEKISNIANTLIGKHVTVHNKPHLGLKDSVLLVESGICTEVIAYFNERGNTIVNFAVDELKTELRYPRGGHVEVIREGWNTDYQFPLDKLTRATANSYPGRAIVMFDAPSSDYLAGSTWMYFRTRD, encoded by the coding sequence ATGACCAGCAACATCGAGAAGATCAGCAACATCGCGAACACCCTCATCGGCAAGCACGTCACCGTGCACAACAAGCCCCATCTCGGCCTCAAGGACAGCGTCCTCCTGGTCGAGTCGGGCATCTGCACGGAGGTGATCGCCTACTTCAACGAGCGTGGCAACACGATCGTCAACTTCGCGGTCGACGAGCTCAAGACTGAGCTCCGCTACCCGCGTGGCGGACACGTGGAGGTGATCCGCGAGGGCTGGAACACGGACTACCAGTTCCCGCTCGACAAGCTCACCCGTGCCACGGCCAACTCGTACCCGGGCCGAGCGATCGTCATGTTCGACGCGCCGTCCAGCGACTACCTCGCCGGATCGACGTGGATGTACTTCAGGACTCGCGACTGA
- a CDS encoding hypothetical protein (RAAC3_TM7_1_555), translated as MIHSISLTGVHLDIDAPTKKYVLKKIGRLDRFLPRHARKSVSAEVILKEVNREHGNKYEAEVILIVPDKQLTAKDSTMNMLAAVDIVEAKLASQLRKYKDKKMRHIGKTRAALSRFKRSYAREL; from the coding sequence ATGATCCACTCTATCAGCCTAACGGGTGTTCATCTGGACATCGACGCGCCGACGAAGAAATATGTACTGAAGAAAATAGGTCGTCTTGATCGGTTTCTGCCAAGACACGCGCGTAAAAGCGTCAGCGCAGAAGTGATTCTAAAAGAGGTGAACCGGGAGCACGGTAATAAATACGAAGCGGAAGTAATCCTCATCGTTCCCGACAAGCAGTTAACAGCCAAAGATTCCACCATGAATATGCTCGCCGCGGTTGATATCGTCGAGGCGAAACTAGCCAGTCAGCTACGCAAGTACAAAGACAAGAAGATGAGACACATTGGCAAGACGCGCGCGGCGCTCAGTCGCTTTAAGCGCAGCTACGCTCGCGAGCTTTAG
- a CDS encoding Protein translocase subunit SecA (RAAC3_TM7_1_556) encodes MAKISRQTVLTKIFGDPQKRILKGFEKKVGAINALEDTYKKMSKAELKKQTEVLKKRLEKKGTTLDDVLPATFALVREAGERVLGMRHFDVQLIGGMVLHEGNVAEMKTGEGKTLVATLPVSLNALSGKGVHVVTVNDYLAQRDASWMGELYHFLGLSTAAIINDASFIYDPDYNNDAHDDPRMRKLRPVTRKEAYAADITYGTNNEFGFDYLRDNMVDDIDLVRQRELNFAIVDEVDSILIDEARTPLIISAPAAENPESYYQFAKVAAKLVEDDYILDEKRRSVSLSDQGVEKVQKMLGVKNLYTPEYVRTVYHLDQALKAQTLFKRDKDYVVTGAGEVIIVDEHTGRLMQGRRYNEGLHQAIEAKENVAVLEESMTLATISFQNYFRLYNKLSGMTGTAFTEAEEFQQIYSLDVIQIPSNRPVIRDDREDLIFKTEKGKLKAVAKKISEYHANGRPVLVGSASIAKNELIAKWLDKEKVPYEILNAKNNEREAAIIEKAGEKGAITLATNIAGRGTDIKLGEGVVELGGLVVIGSERHESRRIDNQLRGRGGRQGDPGETQFFVSTEDDLMRIFQGERIAALMDRLGVDEETPIQNKAVSKTLEAAQKRVEGYHFDTRKNVVQYDNVINRHRRVVYTMRRKILEGGNIKPEIERLLREKIQELTRLPVRNNPRFYDEFGSVFPTDEKAMKPVGEEKRDSARYEAGLKLALKVYEAKEKEIEADTLRKVERDVYIQVLDTLWMQHLENMQHLRDGIHWRSVGQRDPLVEYRSESQKLFEGLQATLRDEVLRAVMHVHKHDAITAADEEHDTELTRLAEQSVERGVNELGGGETNRDQDFKVTKIKSQSESHKTKNAARKKKKAARQNRKKSRR; translated from the coding sequence ATGGCTAAGATTAGTCGCCAAACGGTGTTAACGAAAATCTTCGGTGATCCACAGAAGCGGATATTGAAGGGCTTTGAGAAAAAGGTTGGTGCGATCAACGCATTGGAAGATACCTATAAAAAGATGAGCAAAGCGGAGCTCAAGAAACAAACCGAAGTACTAAAAAAGCGCCTTGAGAAAAAAGGTACCACCCTCGACGATGTTCTTCCCGCTACCTTTGCGCTGGTACGCGAAGCTGGTGAGCGAGTACTCGGTATGCGACACTTTGACGTCCAGTTGATCGGCGGTATGGTGCTCCATGAAGGTAATGTCGCCGAGATGAAAACCGGTGAAGGCAAGACGCTTGTTGCCACACTACCAGTGTCACTCAATGCGCTCAGCGGCAAGGGTGTACACGTCGTGACCGTTAACGACTATCTAGCCCAGCGTGATGCAAGCTGGATGGGGGAACTTTACCATTTCCTCGGTCTCAGTACAGCGGCGATTATCAACGACGCTTCATTTATCTACGACCCCGACTATAACAACGATGCGCACGACGATCCACGCATGCGCAAGCTTCGCCCCGTGACACGCAAGGAGGCCTACGCGGCTGACATAACCTACGGCACCAACAATGAGTTCGGCTTTGATTATTTGCGTGACAACATGGTGGATGATATCGACTTGGTTCGTCAGCGTGAGCTAAACTTTGCGATCGTCGACGAAGTAGACTCGATCCTGATCGACGAGGCGCGGACGCCGCTGATCATCTCAGCGCCAGCCGCCGAGAACCCAGAGAGTTATTACCAATTTGCTAAAGTCGCCGCCAAACTTGTCGAAGATGACTATATTCTCGACGAGAAACGCCGTAGCGTATCGCTGAGTGATCAAGGAGTAGAAAAGGTGCAGAAGATGCTCGGCGTTAAAAACCTTTATACGCCGGAGTATGTGCGTACGGTCTATCACCTGGATCAGGCACTGAAGGCACAGACACTTTTTAAGCGTGATAAAGACTACGTTGTGACCGGCGCTGGCGAAGTGATCATCGTTGACGAGCATACCGGGCGCTTGATGCAGGGTCGCCGCTACAACGAGGGGCTACATCAGGCAATCGAAGCTAAAGAAAACGTTGCCGTACTCGAGGAGAGTATGACGCTGGCGACGATTTCTTTCCAAAACTATTTCCGTCTGTACAATAAGTTGTCTGGTATGACTGGAACGGCGTTTACCGAGGCCGAGGAATTTCAGCAGATCTATAGCCTCGATGTTATTCAGATTCCGTCAAATAGGCCGGTGATTCGTGATGACAGAGAAGACCTCATCTTTAAGACCGAAAAAGGGAAGCTGAAAGCTGTTGCTAAGAAGATTAGCGAGTATCACGCAAATGGTCGTCCGGTGCTGGTCGGTTCCGCGTCGATCGCTAAAAACGAACTGATCGCCAAATGGCTCGACAAAGAAAAGGTGCCGTATGAGATCTTGAACGCGAAGAACAATGAGCGTGAAGCTGCGATTATTGAAAAAGCAGGCGAAAAGGGTGCGATCACACTGGCAACCAATATTGCTGGTCGTGGTACCGATATCAAACTTGGCGAGGGTGTGGTGGAGCTTGGTGGTCTAGTTGTGATCGGTTCAGAGCGTCACGAGTCACGCCGTATCGACAACCAGTTACGTGGTCGTGGTGGTCGCCAAGGTGACCCCGGTGAGACGCAGTTCTTTGTGTCGACCGAGGACGACCTGATGCGTATTTTCCAAGGCGAGCGCATTGCTGCTCTGATGGATCGACTTGGTGTTGATGAAGAAACACCAATCCAAAACAAGGCTGTCTCGAAAACGCTGGAAGCTGCCCAGAAGCGGGTTGAAGGCTACCATTTTGATACGCGTAAAAATGTTGTTCAGTACGACAACGTTATCAACCGCCATCGTCGCGTGGTATATACGATGCGCCGCAAGATTCTCGAAGGCGGTAATATCAAGCCGGAGATTGAGCGTCTACTACGAGAGAAAATACAAGAGTTGACGCGTCTACCCGTAAGAAATAACCCCAGGTTCTATGACGAGTTCGGATCAGTTTTTCCAACCGATGAAAAGGCCATGAAGCCGGTGGGTGAGGAAAAGCGCGACAGCGCCCGGTATGAGGCTGGCCTGAAGCTAGCACTAAAGGTCTACGAGGCCAAAGAAAAAGAGATCGAGGCTGATACCCTCCGCAAGGTTGAGCGCGATGTCTACATCCAGGTGCTCGATACACTGTGGATGCAGCATCTGGAGAACATGCAACACCTGCGCGATGGCATTCATTGGCGAAGTGTTGGACAGCGTGATCCGCTTGTTGAGTACCGCTCAGAATCGCAAAAACTATTCGAAGGCCTGCAGGCTACCCTGCGTGACGAGGTACTCCGCGCCGTGATGCATGTCCATAAGCACGATGCGATTACTGCTGCTGATGAAGAGCATGACACCGAATTGACACGTCTGGCTGAACAATCGGTTGAGCGCGGGGTCAATGAGCTTGGCGGCGGCGAAACTAATCGCGACCAGGACTTTAAAGTTACGAAGATTAAATCTCAGAGTGAGTCCCATAAGACCAAGAATGCAGCCCGTAAGAAAAAGAAAGCCGCACGGCAGAATCGCAAGAAAAGCCGACGCTAA
- a CDS encoding hypothetical protein (RAAC3_TM7_1_557) — translation MKHTTQEVRLKNGARGLLVDVPGATVMSFQFQFRAGNRYVKHKDIYETAHIMEHMAFGANAQFKSEHDYEAEFTKNGAYHNAFTSDLSMVYVADCADFEWDRILSLQQVAICQPKFNNAELEAEKGNVRSELTGFLNNHSRVLWPKIQQLLGEDILTFWQRIQTINNVSLADIKEHYRRTHTASNMRFVIAGKLYGRKKKIIEMLENWEFEKGERFKVPRDELSSGNPTLIRRKEASNITFGLSMMVPRELDDTELEAMNALDHILTGTMHSRIYGAARAKGLAYGIFSDTTAGFYDSSWDFGGQVNHETAGALFDIIVREMQAIMDGKIDEKELEAAKSYALGRYQMGAQTVSQISNFYTNRYFADGVVKEYEKIPDAIRGVTCQQMINTAKEFIDANTWVLAAVSKQEKDDIVVLSERIETLFDVQ, via the coding sequence GTGAAACATACGACCCAAGAAGTACGACTGAAAAACGGCGCGCGCGGCCTGCTCGTGGATGTGCCTGGTGCAACGGTAATGAGTTTTCAATTCCAGTTTCGAGCCGGCAATCGCTACGTTAAACACAAGGATATTTACGAGACTGCCCACATCATGGAGCATATGGCGTTCGGCGCTAATGCACAGTTCAAGAGCGAGCACGATTATGAAGCCGAGTTTACCAAAAACGGAGCCTACCACAATGCCTTTACGAGCGATCTTTCAATGGTCTACGTGGCTGACTGTGCCGACTTTGAATGGGATCGGATTCTCAGCTTACAGCAGGTCGCAATCTGCCAGCCAAAGTTTAACAATGCCGAGCTCGAGGCTGAAAAAGGGAATGTCAGAAGCGAATTAACTGGCTTTTTAAATAATCACAGCCGGGTACTTTGGCCAAAGATTCAACAGCTGCTCGGCGAAGATATCCTCACGTTTTGGCAACGGATCCAGACGATCAACAATGTATCGCTCGCCGACATCAAAGAACACTATCGGCGCACGCATACGGCCAGTAATATGCGTTTCGTCATTGCCGGTAAGCTCTATGGCCGCAAGAAAAAGATTATTGAAATGCTAGAGAACTGGGAGTTCGAGAAGGGTGAACGATTCAAGGTGCCACGCGATGAGCTCTCAAGTGGTAATCCGACATTGATCCGCCGCAAAGAAGCGTCAAACATTACCTTTGGCCTCAGTATGATGGTGCCGCGCGAGCTCGATGACACTGAACTGGAGGCGATGAATGCGCTTGATCATATCCTGACGGGCACGATGCACTCGCGTATTTACGGCGCGGCACGTGCAAAAGGCTTGGCGTACGGTATATTCTCTGATACAACTGCTGGTTTTTATGACAGTAGCTGGGACTTTGGCGGCCAGGTCAACCATGAAACGGCTGGTGCATTATTTGATATCATCGTGCGCGAGATGCAAGCAATCATGGATGGCAAGATAGATGAAAAAGAGCTTGAAGCCGCCAAATCATACGCCCTCGGTCGCTACCAGATGGGTGCCCAGACGGTGTCGCAGATCAGCAACTTCTATACCAATCGCTACTTTGCCGACGGGGTTGTCAAAGAGTACGAGAAAATACCAGATGCGATCCGTGGCGTTACTTGCCAGCAGATGATAAACACCGCCAAAGAATTCATCGATGCAAACACCTGGGTACTGGCTGCCGTCAGTAAGCAGGAAAAAGATGACATTGTAGTACTTTCAGAGCGCATTGAGACGCTTTTTGACGTACAATAA
- a CDS encoding UDP-N-acetylmuramoylalanine-D-glutamate ligase (RAAC3_TM7_1_558) codes for MKIALAGFGLEGKASYDYWNTPGNEVVIVDEREQLEDLPPGAKTLLGSGVLSGLAGFDLVIRTPGLRPDKIITTGKIWSSTNEFFLKCPAPIIGVTGTKGKGTTSSLITNMLRAAGRTVHLVGNIGTPSLTELGKIQSDDVVVFELSSFQLWDLEKSPHVAVVLGIEPDHQDVHTSMEEYVEAKGNIARYQTEDDIIVFNDTNDLSKKIAGYSKAKPEPYPFAIDDLKSALQIPGEHNVENASAAVAAVKEYVTDPALLREGLSAFTGLPHRLKFVREVGRVQYYDDSIATTAGSALAAVRSFTQPKLILLGGHEKGGDYTELMKECAKGNVRIIAYGANRHMLKQLSEEYGVLCDVNNGDMSAVVAAAAARARPGDIVILSPAAASFDMFKNYADRGNQFITAVGRLKAE; via the coding sequence ATGAAGATTGCACTGGCCGGTTTTGGACTTGAAGGCAAGGCGAGTTACGACTACTGGAATACGCCTGGCAACGAAGTAGTGATCGTTGATGAGCGAGAACAACTTGAAGATCTACCTCCGGGCGCGAAGACGCTGCTTGGATCGGGAGTACTCTCTGGTCTAGCCGGCTTTGACTTGGTGATTCGTACTCCTGGCTTGAGGCCAGATAAGATTATCACAACCGGCAAAATCTGGTCGAGTACCAATGAGTTCTTCCTTAAATGTCCAGCGCCGATCATCGGTGTCACCGGGACGAAGGGGAAGGGTACGACCAGCTCGTTGATCACTAATATGCTGCGGGCTGCCGGTAGAACCGTGCACCTGGTCGGAAACATCGGCACGCCATCCCTTACCGAACTGGGAAAGATCCAGTCCGACGATGTCGTGGTGTTTGAGCTCAGTAGCTTTCAACTCTGGGACCTTGAAAAAAGCCCGCATGTCGCCGTGGTACTCGGCATTGAGCCCGACCATCAGGACGTACATACTAGCATGGAAGAGTACGTTGAAGCGAAGGGAAACATCGCTAGGTATCAGACCGAAGATGATATTATCGTTTTTAACGATACAAACGATCTGTCAAAGAAGATTGCCGGTTACTCTAAGGCAAAACCTGAGCCGTATCCGTTTGCTATTGACGATCTAAAATCGGCACTCCAGATTCCTGGCGAGCACAACGTTGAAAACGCCTCGGCAGCTGTCGCAGCCGTCAAGGAATATGTGACCGATCCCGCGCTGCTACGCGAAGGATTGAGTGCATTTACGGGATTACCGCACCGGCTGAAGTTTGTTCGTGAAGTCGGGAGGGTACAGTATTATGACGATAGTATTGCTACTACAGCGGGAAGTGCGCTGGCGGCAGTTCGTAGCTTTACGCAGCCGAAGCTGATACTTCTTGGTGGTCATGAAAAAGGCGGCGACTATACGGAGTTGATGAAAGAATGCGCCAAAGGAAACGTCCGCATTATTGCCTATGGTGCAAATCGCCATATGCTAAAGCAACTAAGCGAAGAATATGGCGTTTTGTGCGACGTTAATAATGGTGATATGAGTGCTGTTGTAGCAGCAGCGGCGGCACGAGCGCGCCCGGGCGATATTGTAATTCTCAGCCCGGCGGCTGCCAGTTTTGATATGTTTAAAAATTATGCTGATCGCGGCAACCAGTTTATTACTGCGGTCGGACGTTTAAAAGCCGAGTGA
- a CDS encoding hypothetical protein (RAAC3_TM7_1_559), translating to MHIGIFDSGRGGELVAEKLKASFPGHEYTVVNDLAHAPYGERSYEEIRQLTETAIQPLLTCDLIIIACNTATVAAIEYLRNSHPNTSFIGFEPMIKPAALETKSDHITLLATKATAHSQRTEELITTYASNLIVDVPATFGWATLIDKESVDEVELTEVATSVKAGSDVIIIGCTHYIALIPRLAELFPGVKILEPTTAVAQQVTRLLNVRPQ from the coding sequence ATGCATATTGGTATTTTTGATTCTGGTCGCGGCGGTGAATTAGTTGCAGAAAAGTTGAAGGCTTCGTTCCCGGGGCACGAATACACTGTTGTCAACGACCTCGCTCACGCACCGTACGGCGAGCGCTCATATGAGGAAATTCGTCAACTTACTGAAACTGCCATTCAACCGTTGCTCACCTGCGATCTCATCATCATTGCTTGCAATACCGCTACCGTGGCAGCTATCGAGTACCTACGCAACAGCCATCCAAACACGTCGTTCATCGGCTTCGAGCCAATGATAAAACCTGCAGCACTCGAGACAAAGTCTGACCATATTACCCTTCTCGCTACCAAGGCTACTGCCCACAGCCAACGCACTGAGGAGCTAATCACCACCTATGCGTCCAACCTCATTGTCGACGTACCAGCAACATTCGGCTGGGCGACGCTCATTGACAAAGAGAGCGTCGATGAAGTCGAGCTAACAGAAGTTGCAACGAGTGTGAAGGCGGGCAGCGACGTAATTATTATTGGCTGCACGCACTATATCGCACTTATCCCTCGTCTCGCCGAGCTATTTCCTGGCGTAAAAATACTCGAGCCTACCACGGCTGTCGCTCAGCAGGTCACTCGGCTTTTAAACGTCCGACCGCAGTAA
- the prfB gene encoding peptide chain release factor 2, programmed frameshift (RAAC3_TM7_1_560), producing the protein MQPLKKRVAELANSIAEAMVRLDVASKKRQLAELDQQLAVPEVWNNPTRAQELSKQAANVRNVIEPWETLQAQAADIIELMELGDDSLQGEFEAQIGALEEEFAARRKELLFDGQYDDHDAIVRISAGAGGTDAQDWAQMLERMYLRWAEKSQIEARNVERSTGEEAGIKTSVLEMSGPYAYGKLRSEHGVHRLVRLSPFNADNLRQTSFALVEVLPKIDAPDEVEIDDGDLKIDVYRAGGHGGQSVNTTDSAVRITHLPTNTVVAIQNERSQLQNKETALKILRSKLAQLQLEQHASSLKDLKAGESANWGSQIRNYVLHPYTLVKDTRTKYEDKDAGKVLDGKLDGFMQSYLEAPVE; encoded by the coding sequence ATGCAACCTCTAAAAAAACGTGTGGCGGAGTTAGCTAACAGTATTGCCGAAGCGATGGTGCGACTTGATGTTGCGTCCAAAAAACGTCAGCTGGCCGAACTCGACCAACAGCTGGCAGTGCCAGAGGTCTGGAATAATCCCACTCGGGCTCAGGAGCTCAGCAAACAAGCGGCAAATGTACGCAACGTGATTGAACCGTGGGAGACCTTACAGGCCCAGGCAGCCGACATCATTGAACTTATGGAGCTTGGCGACGATAGTTTGCAGGGAGAGTTTGAAGCCCAGATCGGTGCTTTAGAGGAAGAGTTTGCCGCGCGTCGGAAAGAATTATTATTTGATGGGCAATATGACGACCACGACGCAATTGTTCGTATTTCGGCTGGTGCTGGTGGTACCGATGCCCAGGACTGGGCACAGATGCTTGAACGTATGTATCTACGCTGGGCAGAAAAAAGCCAGATTGAGGCAAGGAATGTCGAACGCTCAACCGGAGAAGAAGCCGGTATCAAGACGAGTGTCCTTGAAATGAGCGGGCCATATGCCTATGGCAAGCTTCGTAGTGAGCACGGCGTCCATCGCCTGGTACGCCTCAGTCCATTTAACGCCGACAATCTCCGTCAAACAAGCTTTGCACTCGTGGAAGTCTTGCCGAAAATTGATGCCCCCGATGAGGTCGAAATTGATGATGGCGACCTAAAGATCGATGTCTATCGCGCGGGCGGCCACGGTGGGCAGAGCGTCAACACGACGGACTCAGCGGTTCGCATCACGCACTTACCAACAAATACCGTCGTGGCCATCCAAAATGAGCGCTCGCAGCTGCAAAACAAAGAAACCGCTCTGAAGATTTTACGCTCAAAGTTAGCCCAACTGCAGCTAGAACAACATGCCAGTAGCCTGAAAGATTTAAAGGCTGGTGAGTCCGCTAACTGGGGTTCGCAAATCCGCAATTATGTGCTCCATCCATACACCCTCGTCAAGGATACGCGTACAAAATATGAAGACAAAGACGCCGGGAAGGTGCTCGACGGTAAACTGGATGGGTTCATGCAAAGCTATCTAGAAGCCCCGGTTGAATAA
- the ftsE gene encoding cell division ATP-binding protein (RAAC3_TM7_1_561): MILLDRVTKTYGKSTKPALSRISLHVEPREFVILVGTSGAGKSTLLKLLTREEKPTSGKIVVGGIDYDTLKDRHIPLLRRKIGVVFQDFKLLPQRTVFENIAFALEIAGMTNREIKTTVPKVIELVGLSGKEKSFPHQLSGGERQRVAIARAVVRQPKILIADEPTGNLDPRHSWDIVRLLEKINRYGTTVLLTTHNVDIVNRLQRRVVTLDHGKITGDQAQGSYRQGGVV; encoded by the coding sequence ATGATTCTATTAGATAGGGTAACAAAAACGTACGGCAAGAGCACCAAACCTGCACTCAGCCGCATCAGCTTGCATGTTGAGCCGCGCGAGTTTGTGATACTCGTGGGAACCAGTGGGGCGGGTAAATCCACGCTGCTAAAGCTATTGACGCGCGAAGAGAAGCCGACCAGCGGCAAGATCGTTGTTGGCGGTATTGATTACGATACGCTCAAAGATCGCCACATTCCATTACTGCGCCGCAAGATCGGCGTGGTGTTTCAAGATTTCAAGCTGTTGCCACAGCGCACTGTATTTGAGAATATCGCGTTTGCACTCGAGATTGCTGGCATGACCAATCGCGAGATTAAGACGACTGTGCCAAAAGTCATCGAGCTGGTTGGGCTGAGTGGCAAGGAAAAAAGCTTTCCACACCAACTGAGCGGCGGTGAACGCCAGCGCGTGGCTATCGCCCGTGCCGTTGTGCGCCAGCCGAAAATTTTGATCGCCGATGAGCCGACTGGCAACCTCGACCCACGTCACAGCTGGGATATCGTGCGTCTGCTTGAGAAGATCAACCGTTATGGTACGACCGTACTACTGACGACACATAATGTCGATATCGTGAACCGTTTACAACGCCGCGTTGTAACGCTTGACCATGGAAAAATAACCGGTGACCAAGCGCAGGGGAGCTATCGCCAAGGCGGAGTCGTATGA
- a CDS encoding cell division protein FtsX (RAAC3_TM7_1_562): MSAKRKLDAKQFALQKKKHRQWLTFVRMCRYGVNNFSRNTWLTVAATAVMTITLLSIFMTMVARDVLVNTVDEVQKRVDLSIYVKTDVSDEAVATIKQNLSKLSSVEKVTYVSPEAARKDFAEKNKKDVNSLNALNEATNKLPGTFKVLVKDINDTSQLETFTKNDKTYLENQDPNREPSFKGGGRQTIQTIGSWVSFAEQVGYILSAIFVALSSLIIFNTIRMAIFNRKEEIQMMKLIGADRQFIRGPFVVEAIVYGFIAAVVATVLGVVVLVGSQKSLNDFGVSIDPTIDSVVAYIGFVLLGMILLGGVIGTISSLLATRKYLKI; the protein is encoded by the coding sequence ATGAGTGCAAAGCGAAAACTAGACGCAAAGCAATTTGCCTTGCAAAAAAAGAAGCACCGCCAGTGGCTGACATTTGTGCGCATGTGCCGCTACGGGGTCAACAATTTTTCTCGAAATACGTGGCTAACAGTAGCCGCTACGGCAGTAATGACGATTACACTGCTTTCTATCTTTATGACGATGGTAGCACGTGATGTGCTGGTAAATACTGTTGACGAAGTGCAAAAACGCGTTGATCTGTCGATCTATGTTAAAACTGATGTATCCGATGAAGCAGTGGCGACTATCAAGCAAAATCTCTCAAAGCTTTCGTCGGTCGAAAAGGTGACTTATGTTAGTCCCGAAGCAGCGCGTAAAGATTTTGCCGAAAAGAACAAAAAAGACGTCAATTCACTCAATGCATTAAACGAAGCCACCAACAAGCTTCCCGGCACGTTCAAGGTGTTGGTGAAAGACATTAACGACACCTCGCAACTTGAAACCTTTACGAAAAACGACAAGACCTACCTCGAAAATCAAGATCCGAATCGTGAGCCATCATTTAAGGGCGGTGGGCGCCAGACAATTCAGACGATTGGCAGTTGGGTCAGTTTTGCCGAGCAGGTCGGTTACATACTGAGTGCGATCTTTGTGGCGCTTTCCTCGTTGATCATCTTCAATACTATTCGTATGGCTATCTTCAATCGTAAGGAAGAGATTCAGATGATGAAATTGATTGGTGCTGACCGTCAGTTTATCCGGGGGCCATTCGTTGTCGAGGCCATTGTCTACGGCTTTATCGCGGCGGTCGTCGCTACAGTGCTTGGCGTCGTGGTGCTAGTCGGCTCACAAAAGAGCCTAAACGACTTTGGTGTCTCAATCGATCCGACAATTGACAGCGTGGTTGCCTATATAGGATTTGTTCTACTCGGTATGATACTACTTGGCGGCGTCATCGGTACGATCTCATCACTCCTCGCAACACGCAAATATCTGAAAATTTGA
- a CDS encoding choline binding protein D, nonfunctional (RAAC3_TM7_1_563): MAATVLLIVASAIQFMPTARADRYDEQIAALQREIDQYEAQARKFQNQANNIQQKLQGLTLQKRHIQSQIDISEAKYNKLQQQIKETEQKIADNREALGETIADLYIEGKTSPLEMLASSSTIGDYIDKQEYQSSIRDQLTSTIKEIKSLKEKLEIQKKDVERVLADQKNSRKALAAKEAEQQSILAATKGQQSAYEQLSAKQKAEQSQIREAQQAAIAARIASTGGATVIASGADGAYPWNDSNCRMVGYFSTGGADGNGGDGYGYGCRQCASYGAWRVAKETGYYPVNWGNATNFPASARSAGYKTGYTPRAGSLAVMHAFSAGVPEGHTGWVEAVVDGGASIIVSQYNYNYGAGYGMYSKMKMSASAFDEYVYIK; encoded by the coding sequence ATGGCAGCGACGGTTCTGTTGATAGTGGCCAGTGCAATCCAGTTTATGCCGACGGCAAGAGCCGACAGGTATGATGAGCAGATTGCCGCCTTGCAGCGTGAAATCGATCAATACGAAGCTCAGGCTCGGAAATTCCAAAACCAGGCAAACAACATCCAACAGAAACTCCAGGGGCTAACCCTTCAGAAACGGCATATTCAAAGCCAGATCGATATTAGTGAGGCTAAGTACAACAAGCTACAGCAGCAGATCAAAGAAACCGAACAAAAGATTGCCGACAATCGTGAAGCTCTTGGCGAGACGATCGCCGACCTCTATATCGAAGGTAAAACTTCGCCACTCGAAATGCTCGCAAGTAGCAGTACAATCGGCGACTATATTGACAAGCAGGAGTACCAGTCGTCAATTCGTGATCAGCTAACCTCTACGATCAAAGAGATCAAATCACTAAAGGAAAAGCTGGAAATCCAAAAGAAGGACGTTGAGCGTGTGCTGGCCGACCAAAAGAATTCGCGTAAAGCGCTGGCTGCCAAAGAGGCCGAGCAACAAAGCATTCTGGCGGCGACAAAGGGTCAGCAATCGGCGTATGAGCAATTGTCGGCAAAACAGAAGGCGGAACAATCACAGATTCGCGAGGCTCAGCAAGCAGCCATCGCTGCACGTATTGCTTCGACTGGTGGCGCTACCGTTATTGCAAGCGGAGCTGACGGTGCCTACCCATGGAACGATAGCAATTGCCGTATGGTAGGCTACTTCTCAACCGGCGGCGCCGATGGTAACGGTGGTGATGGCTATGGCTATGGTTGTCGCCAGTGTGCGAGCTATGGTGCATGGCGCGTCGCCAAGGAGACGGGCTACTATCCGGTTAACTGGGGTAACGCTACTAACTTTCCTGCGAGTGCCCGTTCTGCCGGCTATAAAACTGGCTATACGCCTCGTGCCGGATCACTGGCTGTTATGCATGCCTTTAGTGCCGGTGTCCCAGAAGGTCATACTGGCTGGGTAGAAGCAGTTGTTGATGGCGGAGCAAGTATCATTGTCAGCCAGTACAATTACAATTACGGTGCCGGCTACGGCATGTACAGCAAGATGAAGATGTCGGCCAGCGCTTTTGACGAATACGTCTACATCAAGTAA